In Mucilaginibacter celer, one DNA window encodes the following:
- a CDS encoding PRTRC system protein C — translation MLRTTLLPRIFIHKENGQEIQLSDPNDNFSPEAVLNFYAPTYPILTNARVTGPEIKNDKIQYRFESTMGTKG, via the coding sequence ATGTTACGTACTACGCTATTACCAAGAATTTTTATACATAAGGAAAACGGGCAGGAAATTCAATTGTCCGACCCAAACGACAATTTCAGCCCCGAAGCGGTGCTGAACTTTTACGCACCCACATATCCCATACTCACCAACGCCCGCGTTACCGGGCCTGAGATCAAAAACGATAAAATACAGTACCGCTTTGAAAGCACCATGGGAACGAAAGGATAA
- a CDS encoding KAP family P-loop NTPase fold protein: protein MLSKTFLKTNLSRILLVFCFTAFLLFFIRPINGWLTGFLVTPLLSGFESNVFNELILIALMGTAATWLTLFGDKILLRNLALIVLVFYALQLSQHSWIYFRVSFFPAIRDWDVVALGLIIPAATSFFRRMPGPSTVNSVEGFNEDLPIQSKEHDFFGRNVMAGEIARKIIYTNNTRSFAIGILGEYGSGKTSFLNLIKCHLDAGKTEVIDFNPWSSEGAGNIHKDFFDVLARRLYALNPKISAMVLDYSRKLSRVDSSYDKFVRQVSFAKSLFQSYSHNDDFDLISKLLFDSGKKIIIVIDDLDRLYHEEVMEVLRLIRNTASFNNVFYLVAYDRRYIEEAVKSMNAQVRSSFLDKIFQLEIPLPKREEDDLLRILENHLGTFVNENDMKAYQEHIVQTGFTDPYEFNFRQIFRQSRDVLKFVNTFKLAYHFVGTEVLFESLFVLELLEFRFPDIYDRLFERREDFVRAVPRRSQHEEFYELKTYREDKEDLPLISRTLTEEKMFGEDEISLITALLKHMFFRFNRFVDSKNAIIYPACFDRYFRYRLAVNDLSEERFRMAWASGADALKSLIAECADEDLLSQLSGRLFQQKTGNRQAFELKIRSLFYLGASYVRQKDKRSFDYGAFTDLIYNYNGSIDNKYYKNITNGFAGFLTTEFEAAEVPYVFPAEVIHLLKREGKVTGIAAETLTRLQMKYIQKYFETRGMTKEGVWMLWGIRQRISPPVPERTPAGPDRFLFETPLIPIVKEALKKNDPTEFLKTAINADLRNRSDCGIHPELWQLFDSPAEFRNIVADNEMLVPAVKTEFLEFFDRLALQEFYGLVSFEFKTVLKPAPAIGGEEDD, encoded by the coding sequence ATGTTATCTAAAACTTTTTTAAAGACTAATTTATCGCGGATCCTTCTTGTTTTTTGTTTTACGGCATTCTTACTTTTCTTCATCCGGCCAATCAATGGCTGGCTCACAGGATTCCTGGTTACACCTTTGCTCTCCGGATTCGAAAGCAATGTTTTTAACGAACTTATTCTGATAGCCTTAATGGGAACGGCAGCTACATGGCTAACATTATTCGGGGACAAAATACTGCTGAGGAACCTGGCACTGATTGTTCTTGTATTTTATGCTTTGCAGCTAAGTCAACATAGCTGGATCTATTTCAGAGTGAGCTTTTTCCCAGCGATACGGGACTGGGATGTGGTTGCACTGGGACTTATCATTCCTGCTGCCACCAGCTTTTTTCGAAGGATGCCAGGCCCCAGCACAGTGAACTCCGTTGAAGGTTTTAATGAAGATTTACCGATCCAATCGAAAGAGCATGATTTCTTCGGTCGCAACGTAATGGCGGGCGAGATTGCCAGGAAAATCATCTATACCAATAATACCCGCTCGTTTGCCATAGGTATCCTTGGAGAATACGGCAGCGGTAAGACTTCCTTCCTTAATTTAATAAAATGTCATTTGGATGCAGGCAAGACTGAGGTGATTGATTTTAATCCATGGAGTTCGGAAGGAGCGGGAAATATCCATAAGGATTTTTTCGATGTTCTTGCCAGGAGATTGTACGCACTCAACCCGAAGATTTCAGCCATGGTCTTGGATTATTCAAGAAAACTGAGCAGGGTGGACAGCTCGTACGACAAATTCGTGCGTCAGGTTAGTTTTGCCAAAAGCCTTTTTCAAAGTTATAGCCACAATGATGATTTTGATCTGATCAGCAAGCTTTTGTTCGACTCCGGAAAAAAAATTATTATCGTCATTGATGACCTTGACCGTTTGTACCACGAGGAAGTGATGGAGGTGCTTCGGCTGATAAGGAATACAGCCAGCTTCAATAATGTTTTTTACCTGGTGGCCTATGACCGGAGGTACATCGAAGAAGCGGTGAAGTCAATGAACGCTCAGGTGCGGAGCAGCTTCCTCGACAAGATATTTCAGCTGGAAATTCCTTTGCCCAAAAGGGAAGAAGATGATCTCCTCCGTATCCTTGAGAATCACCTGGGGACTTTCGTAAACGAAAATGATATGAAGGCTTATCAGGAACACATCGTTCAGACGGGATTCACCGACCCTTATGAATTTAACTTCCGGCAAATCTTCCGGCAATCGCGCGATGTGTTGAAGTTTGTTAATACATTCAAACTGGCCTATCATTTCGTGGGAACGGAGGTCTTGTTTGAAAGTCTTTTTGTCCTTGAATTGCTTGAATTCAGGTTCCCGGATATTTATGACAGGTTATTTGAGCGCAGAGAAGACTTCGTTCGCGCTGTACCGAGGAGATCTCAGCATGAGGAATTTTATGAGTTAAAGACCTACAGGGAAGACAAAGAGGACCTGCCGCTGATCAGCCGTACCCTGACTGAAGAAAAAATGTTCGGTGAGGATGAGATCTCCCTGATAACGGCCCTGCTGAAACATATGTTCTTTAGGTTCAACCGCTTTGTTGATTCCAAAAATGCGATTATTTACCCGGCATGCTTTGATCGCTATTTCCGGTACAGGCTTGCTGTTAACGATCTTTCAGAGGAGCGTTTCCGGATGGCCTGGGCATCAGGTGCCGATGCATTGAAGAGTTTAATAGCAGAATGCGCAGACGAAGATCTGCTGAGCCAGTTGTCCGGCAGGCTCTTTCAGCAAAAGACAGGCAATCGCCAGGCATTTGAGCTAAAAATCCGTTCGCTGTTTTATTTGGGAGCGAGCTACGTCAGGCAGAAAGATAAAAGAAGTTTTGATTATGGTGCATTCACTGACCTCATCTACAACTACAATGGCAGCATTGATAACAAGTATTACAAGAACATTACCAATGGTTTTGCGGGGTTCCTGACCACTGAGTTTGAGGCGGCGGAAGTACCCTATGTTTTTCCTGCCGAAGTTATCCATCTTCTCAAAAGAGAGGGGAAAGTTACGGGCATTGCGGCAGAAACCCTCACTCGCCTGCAAATGAAATACATTCAAAAATATTTCGAGACCAGGGGCATGACTAAAGAAGGGGTGTGGATGCTTTGGGGCATCCGGCAACGGATATCGCCGCCGGTGCCGGAAAGAACGCCAGCAGGACCCGATCGCTTCCTGTTTGAAACGCCTCTTATTCCGATCGTAAAAGAAGCGCTCAAAAAAAATGACCCCACAGAATTTCTTAAGACGGCTATCAATGCTGATTTGCGTAACAGATCTGACTGCGGTATTCACCCTGAATTATGGCAATTGTTTGATAGTCCCGCGGAATTCAGAAACATCGTAGCGGATAATGAAATGCTGGTCCCGGCTGTAAAAACGGAGTTCCTGGAATTTTTCGACCGGCTCGCACTACAGGAATTTTATGGATTGGTCTCATTCGAATTCAAAACGGTGCTCAAGCCCGCGCCGGCGATCGGGGGTGAGGAGGATGACTAA
- a CDS encoding PRTRC system protein B, with amino-acid sequence MTTNITNNISHTYTPFKALLIYAKSKTEEDNHYGTNEEIYVESYDISKNGRPVNAHPLSAKESILLADILNSGQDAKNTFLKCRGIIPPNVLSINSENDGYAVWYTPPMERQLFFVERLGIPSLPAKIPAMIWKAGRESLQIFAVKGCRKPHVQSLLYHAPYFNMHPDGRVCMGSVRINIGPDTSLEDFISLWERYFFNSYFSHTIDGGSKVSVNIVQLWQEQGRTLQKFPENYLVKTGLTLQKTL; translated from the coding sequence ATGACGACAAACATCACGAATAATATCAGCCATACCTACACGCCCTTTAAAGCGCTGCTCATCTATGCTAAAAGCAAGACTGAAGAAGATAACCACTACGGGACAAATGAGGAAATTTATGTAGAAAGTTATGACATTTCAAAAAACGGGAGGCCAGTTAATGCACACCCGCTGTCAGCCAAAGAATCTATCCTTTTGGCTGATATTTTAAACAGCGGTCAGGATGCAAAAAATACTTTCCTGAAATGCAGGGGCATCATCCCGCCAAATGTACTGTCCATCAATTCTGAAAACGATGGCTATGCCGTTTGGTATACCCCGCCGATGGAACGGCAACTTTTTTTTGTTGAAAGGCTCGGCATTCCCTCACTTCCTGCCAAAATCCCTGCGATGATATGGAAAGCAGGGAGGGAAAGCCTGCAGATTTTTGCCGTAAAAGGCTGCCGAAAGCCCCATGTGCAAAGCTTGCTTTACCATGCGCCTTACTTCAATATGCACCCTGACGGACGCGTTTGTATGGGTTCTGTCCGCATTAACATCGGACCAGATACCAGCCTCGAAGATTTTATATCACTTTGGGAACGTTACTTTTTCAATAGTTATTTCAGCCATACCATCGACGGCGGGAGTAAGGTCTCCGTGAATATCGTACAGCTTTGGCAGGAACAGGGGCGAACGTTACAAAAGTTCCCCGAAAATTATTTGGTAAAAACAGGCCTCACACTTCAAAAAACACTATAA
- a CDS encoding single-stranded DNA-binding protein: MLFTGRITANAEVTAVKGDKQVVNFTVAINQRWTNKDGDKKEKSAFVNCAYWRNTGIAEYLAKGAVVEISGWVEAQAYKTNAGEANGRLVCTCDNIKLFSVAAKATQETGKPEKANAAAGSGTDDDDLPF; encoded by the coding sequence ATGCTATTCACAGGAAGAATCACCGCAAATGCAGAAGTAACAGCGGTAAAAGGGGACAAACAGGTAGTTAATTTCACTGTGGCCATCAACCAGAGATGGACGAATAAAGACGGTGATAAAAAGGAAAAGTCAGCATTTGTTAACTGCGCCTACTGGCGTAATACGGGTATCGCCGAGTACCTCGCCAAAGGTGCGGTAGTTGAAATTTCAGGATGGGTCGAAGCACAGGCTTATAAGACCAATGCGGGTGAAGCCAATGGCAGGTTGGTTTGCACCTGCGATAACATCAAGCTGTTTTCGGTTGCTGCCAAAGCAACACAGGAAACAGGCAAGCCTGAAAAGGCAAACGCTGCTGCCGGATCGGGTACTGACGATGATGATTTACCTTTTTAA
- a CDS encoding PRTRC system ThiF family protein → MKKNTTITPKIPVHIVDQELLQPLNPVMVNLIGAGGTGSHVLTGLMRLSFMLNELGHPGLHVRLFDDDIIEHNNRLRMLFNDTEVGLHKSVVLINRINRAFGLNWKAVTEKFDNLLIKELPEMAMAAITITAVDSVNARFEIAAILGMVHKYASYSRNKPRYWLDFGNSSDSGQVILSTIGEIKQPESEKYETRSVLRMVTDEFPELLKAGEEKDAGHNCSTASALEEQDLFINASLAYPGVEILNRMFREGMVFDRGFFYNLKAHRMQPLKVA, encoded by the coding sequence ATGAAAAAGAATACCACCATTACCCCAAAAATCCCGGTACATATTGTTGACCAGGAATTATTACAGCCATTAAACCCGGTTATGGTTAACCTGATCGGCGCGGGCGGAACCGGAAGCCACGTATTAACAGGTTTGATGAGGCTAAGCTTCATGCTGAATGAGTTAGGCCATCCGGGGTTGCATGTCCGGTTGTTTGACGATGACATCATTGAACATAACAACAGGTTGCGCATGCTATTTAACGATACAGAAGTGGGGCTGCACAAATCTGTCGTCCTGATCAACAGGATCAACCGGGCGTTTGGTCTGAACTGGAAAGCTGTGACCGAAAAGTTTGACAATCTACTAATCAAAGAGCTTCCCGAAATGGCGATGGCTGCCATCACCATTACCGCCGTAGATTCGGTAAACGCGCGATTTGAAATTGCTGCTATTCTGGGCATGGTACACAAATACGCTTCCTATTCCCGGAACAAGCCAAGATATTGGCTGGATTTCGGCAACAGCAGTGATTCGGGACAGGTGATCCTGTCGACCATAGGCGAGATCAAACAACCTGAATCGGAAAAATATGAAACCCGAAGCGTTTTGCGAATGGTAACAGATGAGTTTCCTGAACTTTTAAAAGCGGGAGAAGAAAAAGATGCGGGACATAATTGTTCTACGGCTTCTGCATTGGAAGAGCAGGATTTATTCATTAATGCCTCACTGGCTTACCCCGGTGTGGAAATTTTAAACAGGATGTTCCGGGAAGGGATGGTGTTCGACCGCGGATTCTTTTATAACCTCAAAGCCCACCGGATGCAGCCCCTCAAAGTGGCCTAA
- a CDS encoding abortive infection family protein, with amino-acid sequence MNILAVLNPLYKDLLAIGFEGLMSNSDFTRMTNTLDLTDIYAEAFNEAQKVKEDDPFSWLPGVSETEKEILGLFLNKLFCKPLPEFSELLVCLLEATIPLLNYVPDISGIVKDLASMGIGNSFQERITSSWQQHAGDYSKKTTYFYHLVRIRARNNSVNEQHYHLLRKDIMKHHLLHELVPDYISENPHMDGFWQFIKGQGGYREREAFIDATFEPLLTASQQILNVTQEHLFTKANPHVDMAFINQDWRKALNRLKDDPAAAITSARSLVETVCKYILDKSLVEYDDGMDLPNLYRLTAKQLNLSPEAHTEPIFRQILSGCVSIVTGLGSLRNKHSDAHGKRITNVKPSARHAELAVNISGSVCSFLLQTYEFRREENIVDVHS; translated from the coding sequence ATGAATATTCTTGCTGTGCTTAATCCATTATATAAAGATCTGCTTGCCATTGGCTTTGAAGGTTTGATGTCCAATTCTGACTTTACCCGAATGACCAATACGTTAGATCTTACAGATATTTACGCGGAGGCATTTAACGAGGCGCAAAAAGTGAAGGAAGACGATCCGTTTTCCTGGTTGCCCGGTGTTAGCGAAACTGAAAAAGAGATTTTGGGGCTATTCCTCAATAAGCTATTTTGCAAGCCCTTACCGGAATTCTCAGAATTACTGGTTTGCCTGTTAGAGGCGACGATACCTTTGCTAAACTATGTTCCCGATATTTCAGGTATTGTTAAGGATCTTGCCTCAATGGGCATCGGGAACTCATTTCAGGAAAGAATAACCTCTTCCTGGCAACAGCATGCGGGTGATTACTCGAAAAAGACAACTTACTTTTATCATTTAGTAAGGATCAGAGCACGGAATAACAGTGTGAACGAGCAGCATTACCATCTGTTAAGAAAGGACATCATGAAGCATCATTTGCTTCATGAACTTGTCCCGGATTATATCAGTGAAAACCCCCACATGGATGGTTTTTGGCAGTTCATCAAAGGCCAGGGCGGCTACCGGGAAAGGGAGGCGTTCATTGATGCTACCTTTGAACCCTTGTTAACAGCCAGCCAACAGATTTTAAATGTCACCCAGGAACATCTTTTCACTAAAGCTAACCCGCATGTTGATATGGCCTTCATTAATCAGGATTGGCGAAAAGCGCTCAACAGGCTTAAAGATGATCCGGCGGCAGCCATCACGTCTGCAAGATCATTGGTGGAAACCGTTTGCAAGTATATCCTGGATAAAAGTCTGGTGGAGTATGACGACGGGATGGATCTGCCAAATTTATACAGACTGACGGCAAAACAACTTAACCTGTCCCCCGAAGCACATACTGAGCCGATTTTCAGGCAGATCCTATCTGGCTGTGTCTCCATCGTAACCGGGCTGGGTAGTTTGCGGAATAAGCATAGTGATGCACATGGCAAGCGGATCACCAATGTCAAACCATCGGCCAGGCATGCTGAACTGGCAGTAAATATTTCAGGCTCGGTGTGCAGCTTTTTGTTACAGACCTACGAATTCAGGCGAGAAGAAAACATCGTAGACGTTCATTCATGA
- a CDS encoding macro domain-containing protein, which produces MITYKKGDLLTDEAFALVNTVNTVGAMGKGIALAFKKAFPDNYLRYRTACLAGNVRVGELFVVPDSTLLMGQRLIINFPTKKDWRDPSEYEYVTMGLTKLRAFIQDNKITSLAMPALGCGNGGLNWDKVKPMIVEALRGLDCEIAVYEPA; this is translated from the coding sequence ATGATAACTTATAAAAAAGGAGACCTGCTGACTGATGAGGCGTTTGCACTGGTCAATACGGTTAATACAGTTGGTGCCATGGGCAAGGGCATCGCCCTCGCCTTTAAAAAGGCTTTTCCGGATAATTACCTGCGGTACCGTACTGCATGTCTTGCCGGAAACGTGCGCGTGGGTGAGTTATTTGTTGTGCCTGACAGCACCTTACTCATGGGGCAACGCCTCATTATTAACTTCCCCACCAAAAAGGATTGGCGCGACCCTTCGGAATATGAATACGTGACAATGGGACTAACCAAACTCCGGGCATTCATTCAGGACAACAAAATCACAAGCCTGGCCATGCCGGCATTGGGCTGCGGTAATGGTGGTTTGAATTGGGATAAGGTCAAACCAATGATCGTAGAGGCGCTGCGTGGCTTGGATTGCGAGATCGCCGTATACGAACCGGCCTGA